One window of Paenibacillus sp. FSL K6-3182 genomic DNA carries:
- a CDS encoding glycosyltransferase: protein MRILFLESHPMWVHGLPNGFKDLGHNVKISGPLTKRNLPTLLNQFRPELIISMGWTSEHTPIKQKWIRRYVGKSGIPHIYWATEDPTHHESFTLPYVRAVKPDFVFTICRRKVKDYKKMGIPSAHLDFGFHRSVHRRGAVNKLLRSDIAVVANGYSRILKLYPHHFRIQSLNHLIRPLVQDGTRIDIWGKQWEEMKPILGVEVPNKWIHGYLPYPEAHKVYNSAKIVLAPQNQLTQVTQRTYEILGSGGFLVTSDTPEIRRLFRPNKELIVSRSSKQTRQLIRYYLKHPKAREKIRNQGFLAVQKHSYKSRAAQIITELKKHKLI, encoded by the coding sequence ATGCGGATACTGTTTCTGGAAAGTCACCCCATGTGGGTTCATGGCCTTCCGAATGGATTTAAGGACCTTGGCCATAACGTGAAGATATCAGGTCCCCTTACAAAAAGAAATCTTCCGACCTTACTAAACCAATTTCGACCAGAGCTCATAATCAGCATGGGATGGACCAGTGAACATACTCCCATTAAGCAAAAGTGGATTCGCCGATATGTCGGTAAATCGGGGATTCCCCATATTTACTGGGCAACCGAGGACCCCACTCATCATGAATCGTTTACACTTCCTTATGTACGCGCTGTTAAACCGGATTTTGTATTTACGATATGTCGCCGCAAAGTAAAGGATTATAAAAAAATGGGCATACCTTCCGCCCATTTGGACTTTGGGTTTCACCGCAGTGTTCACCGTAGAGGAGCAGTTAACAAGCTGCTGAGGAGTGATATTGCAGTTGTAGCAAACGGCTATTCGCGGATTTTAAAGCTGTATCCCCATCATTTCCGAATTCAATCCTTAAATCATTTAATCCGTCCTCTGGTGCAGGATGGCACAAGAATAGATATTTGGGGCAAGCAATGGGAAGAAATGAAGCCCATCCTTGGTGTAGAGGTTCCTAATAAATGGATACACGGCTATTTGCCGTATCCTGAGGCACACAAAGTATATAATTCAGCTAAAATTGTACTCGCACCGCAAAACCAACTAACGCAAGTCACCCAGCGCACTTATGAAATTCTCGGATCTGGAGGTTTTCTAGTCACAAGTGATACACCAGAAATTCGGCGTTTATTCCGGCCAAATAAAGAACTTATCGTATCACGCTCTTCCAAACAAACTCGCCAATTGATTCGTTATTATTTGAAGCATCCCAAAGCACGTGAAAAAATTAGAAATCAAGGTTTCTTAGCCGTTCAGAAGCATAGCTACAAAAGTCGCGCAGCTCAAATCATCACCGAGTTGAAAAAACATAAATTAATTTGA
- a CDS encoding polysaccharide deacetylase family protein: MSQIAGKGKKTAYLTFDDGPLPNTKKIIELLGKHKIKATFFVIGNTSRFGLRMYQAIANRGHSIGNHTFSHDYAKIYSSKKAFLTDFYQLEKLLVRTIGKKPRIYRFPGGSESPPGYLYGGKQIYKKIKTSLARKGYIDFDWHIDSFDSSPPFPSPYQIIKKVLKESNEHKDRIILFHDFSDSTLAALPAIIQGLKRRGYVFGVLKGRRK; this comes from the coding sequence ATGAGCCAAATAGCTGGCAAAGGAAAAAAAACCGCTTATCTCACCTTTGATGATGGGCCTTTGCCTAACACGAAAAAAATAATCGAACTATTAGGAAAACACAAAATAAAAGCTACTTTTTTCGTGATTGGCAATACAAGCCGCTTCGGACTTCGGATGTACCAGGCAATCGCAAATAGAGGACATAGCATTGGCAATCATACGTTTTCTCATGATTACGCTAAAATCTACTCATCTAAAAAAGCTTTTTTGACCGACTTTTATCAATTGGAGAAGCTGTTAGTGCGCACCATCGGAAAAAAACCACGAATCTATCGTTTTCCAGGCGGCTCTGAAAGTCCACCAGGTTATTTGTATGGCGGCAAACAAATTTATAAGAAAATAAAGACTTCCCTTGCCCGCAAAGGCTACATCGATTTTGACTGGCATATCGACTCATTCGACTCAAGTCCGCCTTTCCCCAGCCCCTACCAAATCATTAAGAAAGTGCTGAAGGAGAGTAATGAGCATAAAGATAGGATCATTTTATTTCACGATTTCTCAGACAGCACGCTTGCTGCATTGCCTGCCATCATACAAGGCTTAAAAAGACGGGGATACGTATTTGGAGTCCTAAAAGGAAGGAGAAAATAA
- a CDS encoding glycosyltransferase — MVNKLNILFLERGQIWSHGLPDGLRDLGHKVRMSGPVSSSSLSNLLPSFKPDLLINVGWGPDQTEQNQKRMRAFATKYKIPLIYWSTEDPNFTKTFTLPLLKRMKPDFTFTISAKTAVAFRKQGFPAAYLDFAYHPNIHKRIPPDLKYAADIAVVANAYPDVLRKYPKLYRRKSIEILIRPLLQSGKKIDFYGKNWSRMKPFIGQNIPKKHIKGPIPYKHANKVYSSAKIILGLQNYTDMVTQRTYEVVGSGGFLLTCNTPATRRLLKAGRDAAISSSPKETLKLVRYYLENDLEREKIRFAGQKNIRKHHYTNRARSMLSTLRKQGII, encoded by the coding sequence ATGGTGAACAAATTGAATATACTATTTTTGGAGCGTGGACAAATATGGTCACACGGTCTGCCGGACGGTCTGCGCGATCTCGGCCACAAGGTGCGAATGTCTGGACCCGTCTCAAGCTCCTCACTCTCCAATTTATTGCCTTCCTTTAAACCCGACCTTCTCATAAATGTAGGATGGGGCCCTGATCAAACTGAACAAAATCAGAAACGGATGAGAGCTTTCGCAACGAAATATAAGATTCCTTTAATTTACTGGTCAACAGAGGATCCAAACTTTACCAAAACATTTACACTGCCACTCTTAAAGAGGATGAAGCCCGACTTTACTTTTACCATTTCAGCAAAAACAGCGGTTGCGTTTCGAAAACAGGGGTTCCCTGCAGCCTATTTGGATTTTGCGTATCATCCAAACATTCATAAAAGGATTCCTCCTGACCTGAAATATGCAGCAGATATAGCCGTCGTAGCGAACGCCTACCCTGACGTATTGCGAAAATACCCCAAGCTTTATCGTCGCAAATCCATTGAAATTCTTATACGTCCTTTACTTCAAAGCGGTAAAAAAATTGATTTCTATGGAAAGAATTGGTCCCGCATGAAACCCTTTATTGGTCAAAACATTCCGAAAAAGCACATCAAGGGACCGATCCCTTATAAACATGCGAATAAAGTATACAGCTCCGCCAAAATTATTTTGGGCTTGCAAAACTACACGGATATGGTCACTCAAAGAACCTATGAAGTCGTCGGTTCAGGAGGATTTCTATTAACCTGCAACACACCTGCGACTAGGCGACTACTTAAGGCAGGACGCGATGCAGCGATATCTTCCTCTCCGAAGGAAACGCTGAAGTTGGTTCGTTATTATTTGGAAAATGATTTAGAACGGGAAAAGATTAGATTTGCAGGGCAAAAGAACATTCGAAAACATCATTATACGAACCGTGCCCGCAGTATGCTGTCCACGTTACGGAAGCAGGGAATCATTTGA
- a CDS encoding polysaccharide deacetylase family protein, with protein MKNRNEPISCVNTTMKCVALTFDIGWGGTMTTPVLNVLQANKINRATFFLSSPWVEKRAKLARKINAFGYEIGSHGDKHENYTEYSNRWIINEVKKSESKIRSVTGIKCKLFRTPNGDMNTRVTNVLSSLGYRTIYWSIDSKDWMNPGVSAIVQNATKNVRAGDIILLHASDSAKQTAKALPLIISILRRRGFHFVTVSQLLKLKQNH; from the coding sequence ATGAAAAATAGAAATGAGCCCATAAGCTGCGTAAATACGACGATGAAATGTGTGGCTTTAACGTTTGATATCGGTTGGGGCGGAACGATGACTACACCCGTACTTAACGTCCTGCAAGCCAATAAAATAAATCGTGCAACATTTTTTCTATCAAGCCCATGGGTGGAGAAACGAGCGAAGCTAGCTCGGAAAATAAATGCTTTCGGTTATGAAATCGGCTCCCATGGCGATAAGCATGAAAACTACACGGAATATAGCAACCGCTGGATTATAAACGAAGTGAAGAAGTCAGAATCGAAGATACGTTCAGTGACCGGGATAAAATGCAAGCTCTTTCGAACACCGAATGGAGATATGAATACACGGGTAACGAATGTATTGAGCTCGTTAGGTTATCGTACGATTTATTGGAGCATCGATTCGAAAGACTGGATGAATCCTGGCGTATCTGCGATCGTTCAAAACGCAACAAAAAATGTACGGGCCGGAGATATTATTTTGCTCCATGCAAGCGATTCGGCCAAGCAAACTGCAAAAGCGCTGCCGTTAATCATCAGCATTTTACGTAGAAGAGGATTTCATTTTGTGACGGTATCTCAGTTGTTGAAATTAAAACAAAACCACTAA
- a CDS encoding glycosyltransferase: MRNDRLRILFLEDHPMWIYGLPKGFEKLGHVVKTCYPNKKSRHLIKQFKPDLIIAMGWTPSNSSAKQQHRIAKLARLSGVPYVFWSTEDPGYTDIFSLPLIRRTKPDFVFTIHRPSIKIFKQHAIRAAHLDFGSDPDTHYRTKPIQKYRGTAALVANGYHKLYRTKPYHYRFQSLRRLVNPFLNQGLKTDIYGRDWKKMKRIFSKPVSSRRVHGYLPYQEAINVYGSVDFVLGPQNAEDRLTQRTYEILAAGGLLITDDTPEVRKWFRPGRDLLVSSSEKETEQLIKKYSKNAKLREHIRQNAVRAAVAHSYKNRAKYLLSVLKKEKII; this comes from the coding sequence ATGCGTAACGATCGTCTGCGAATATTGTTTCTTGAAGACCACCCCATGTGGATATATGGATTGCCAAAAGGTTTTGAAAAACTCGGCCATGTTGTAAAAACATGTTATCCAAATAAGAAATCCAGACACTTAATTAAACAATTCAAACCGGATCTTATCATAGCGATGGGCTGGACTCCTTCCAATAGCTCGGCAAAACAACAGCATCGTATCGCAAAGCTAGCTCGTCTATCCGGTGTACCTTATGTATTTTGGTCAACAGAAGATCCCGGCTATACCGATATATTCTCGCTCCCCTTAATTCGAAGAACGAAACCTGACTTTGTATTCACGATTCATCGCCCCAGCATAAAGATTTTTAAACAACATGCCATTCGAGCAGCACATTTAGACTTTGGTAGCGATCCCGATACCCACTATAGGACGAAGCCTATTCAAAAATATCGGGGAACTGCTGCCCTTGTAGCAAATGGCTATCACAAGCTCTATCGTACCAAGCCTTATCATTACCGCTTTCAATCGCTGCGCCGCTTAGTGAATCCCTTTTTGAATCAAGGCTTGAAAACCGACATTTACGGACGCGACTGGAAGAAGATGAAACGAATTTTCAGTAAACCCGTCTCTTCGCGGCGAGTTCATGGCTATTTGCCCTATCAGGAGGCAATAAATGTTTATGGCTCCGTCGATTTTGTACTGGGACCGCAAAACGCCGAAGACCGACTCACGCAACGAACGTATGAAATTCTTGCAGCAGGCGGTTTGCTCATTACAGACGACACACCTGAAGTCCGGAAATGGTTCCGACCGGGGAGAGATCTTCTTGTCTCTTCCTCCGAAAAAGAAACCGAACAGCTGATAAAGAAATACAGCAAAAATGCTAAATTGCGAGAACATATTAGGCAAAATGCCGTTCGCGCAGCCGTTGCTCATTCCTACAAGAATAGAGCCAAATATTTGTTAAGCGTTCTGAAAAAGGAAAAAATCATTTAG
- a CDS encoding multi antimicrobial extrusion protein MatE, translated as MNLSLSEPQKRAVSMKKLWSFFLPLGISASLVTISHVIINSTLSRAANPESIIASYAIAMSLLAITERPAVLLRQTCSTLVRDKRSFKSTLTVAQLVFACIMLLGFIISYTPVGTLIFKGVFGVSEDNVHDVIRVYKVLMFVSLFSGIRCLYHGVIIYNLRTKWLTIGMAIRLAGMYALSLYFIHTGVTSGVVGAIIFLFGMMIEAAVSYSEGRLLVRKMPEKLDNHPVENKHHVFSFYRPLLLSSFISVWIGPAINAMLGKTWDAQLAISSFAIAASLVMLLSSFFSYFHQIVINFYRVDPLAVRKFILMLGFIPAILMGLIAYTPAGVFLLEHVIGVHGRLQAESIRVLQAFVLFALVMPWLDVMNGLVFVRGQTKLIFGSQIANLSFTFITLLIGIGLAPEWNGTIGAWAQSIGMTAELLFVALALKFVKQHDPVPMGKRG; from the coding sequence ATGAACCTATCATTATCAGAGCCACAGAAGCGAGCCGTAAGTATGAAAAAGCTTTGGTCTTTTTTTCTCCCGTTAGGCATTTCGGCAAGCTTAGTTACGATTTCACATGTCATTATCAACAGTACCTTAAGCCGAGCGGCTAACCCTGAGAGCATCATTGCCAGCTATGCCATTGCGATGAGCTTGCTTGCTATTACAGAGAGGCCAGCCGTGCTGCTGCGGCAAACCTGCTCCACGCTCGTTCGCGACAAACGCTCGTTTAAATCGACGCTTACCGTGGCACAGCTTGTGTTTGCCTGCATTATGCTATTAGGTTTTATAATCAGCTATACCCCGGTTGGAACGCTTATTTTCAAGGGAGTGTTCGGGGTAAGTGAAGACAATGTCCATGATGTTATTCGTGTGTATAAGGTACTGATGTTCGTAAGCTTGTTCTCTGGCATTCGCTGTCTCTACCATGGTGTCATTATTTATAATCTGCGTACGAAATGGTTAACCATTGGCATGGCGATTAGATTGGCAGGAATGTATGCGCTTTCGCTTTATTTTATACATACAGGCGTTACCAGTGGGGTTGTTGGAGCGATTATTTTCTTATTCGGCATGATGATCGAAGCAGCTGTCAGCTATTCAGAAGGACGTTTACTGGTGCGAAAAATGCCCGAAAAGCTGGACAATCACCCTGTTGAAAACAAGCATCATGTATTTTCTTTTTACCGGCCCTTACTGTTATCCTCGTTTATATCCGTATGGATCGGACCGGCGATTAATGCGATGCTGGGGAAAACATGGGATGCGCAGCTAGCCATTTCATCGTTTGCTATTGCGGCTAGTCTAGTTATGCTTCTCAGCAGCTTTTTCAGTTATTTTCATCAAATTGTGATTAACTTTTATCGTGTCGATCCTTTAGCTGTCCGAAAGTTTATTTTAATGCTAGGTTTTATTCCTGCTATATTAATGGGATTGATAGCATATACACCCGCAGGTGTATTTTTACTAGAGCATGTGATCGGCGTTCATGGACGGCTGCAGGCTGAGAGCATACGAGTGCTGCAAGCCTTTGTGTTGTTCGCGCTCGTTATGCCTTGGCTCGATGTCATGAATGGACTCGTGTTTGTGAGAGGGCAAACGAAGCTGATCTTTGGTTCTCAAATTGCGAATCTCAGCTTTACCTTCATCACACTTCTAATCGGCATTGGGCTCGCTCCAGAATGGAACGGGACAATAGGGGCATGGGCACAATCGATCGGCATGACGGCAGAGCTCCTCTTCGTAGCGCTGGCGCTGAAATTTGTTAAACAGCATGATCCTGTGCCAATGGGTAAACGTGGATAG
- a CDS encoding glycoside hydrolase family protein: MGNRIYENLLPAPKNGGFKMDGYYIWCGSVVQGEDGKYHMFASRWPKEYGFAAQWLFNCEIVRAVSDTPEGPYTFAEVIFERRERSYFDALNQHNPSVKYWNGTYYLYYFGTTYGGPIPAVGEKISQERDVEVWNRKRIGLATSKSIFGPWERPDAPLLEPRAPGHWDCTITTNPSAAILPDGTTYMIYKSREYAGSTLQLGVARAPRPEGPYTRLQEEPIFQFDNPDFHVEDPFLWWEDGKFHILIKDDFKNDSGGVTGDWGAGIYATSTDCLHWDISNDSKAYTRDVLWDDGTRTVQANIERPNLLFHDGKPTHLFLATGNGTQPWDFEGNTWSMVIPLKKTVSEHS, from the coding sequence ATGGGAAATCGCATATATGAAAATCTATTGCCGGCACCGAAGAACGGTGGATTTAAAATGGATGGCTATTATATTTGGTGCGGCTCTGTTGTGCAAGGCGAGGATGGAAAATATCATATGTTTGCTTCAAGGTGGCCTAAGGAATATGGCTTTGCTGCACAGTGGCTGTTCAACTGCGAGATTGTTAGAGCAGTTAGCGATACGCCTGAGGGGCCTTATACGTTTGCCGAAGTTATATTTGAGCGAAGAGAGCGCAGTTACTTTGACGCTTTGAATCAACATAATCCATCGGTGAAATATTGGAACGGAACGTACTATCTTTACTATTTTGGAACGACTTATGGAGGGCCTATCCCAGCTGTGGGAGAGAAAATAAGTCAAGAAAGAGATGTCGAGGTTTGGAATCGAAAAAGAATTGGTTTAGCCACTTCGAAATCTATATTTGGACCGTGGGAGCGTCCAGATGCCCCATTGTTAGAGCCAAGAGCGCCAGGGCATTGGGATTGTACGATTACAACCAATCCATCAGCAGCTATACTGCCGGATGGGACGACGTATATGATTTATAAGTCGAGAGAATATGCGGGCTCTACCTTGCAATTAGGCGTTGCCCGTGCTCCTCGCCCTGAAGGTCCGTATACCCGTTTGCAGGAGGAACCGATTTTTCAGTTTGACAATCCAGACTTCCACGTCGAAGACCCGTTTCTGTGGTGGGAGGATGGGAAATTTCATATTTTAATTAAAGATGATTTTAAAAATGATTCGGGCGGTGTCACTGGCGATTGGGGAGCGGGCATCTACGCAACAAGCACCGATTGCTTGCACTGGGATATTTCAAATGATTCTAAGGCGTATACAAGAGATGTCCTGTGGGATGATGGCACAAGGACGGTTCAAGCGAACATCGAGCGTCCTAATTTGTTGTTCCATGATGGCAAGCCAACCCATTTATTTCTGGCAACCGGAAACGGGACTCAGCCTTGGGATTTCGAAGGGAACACTTGGAGTATGGTTATTCCTTTAAAGAAAACAGTGTCCGAGCATAGCTGA